One genomic segment of Syngnathus typhle isolate RoL2023-S1 ecotype Sweden linkage group LG8, RoL_Styp_1.0, whole genome shotgun sequence includes these proteins:
- the LOC133158621 gene encoding uncharacterized protein LOC133158621 isoform X1 gives MQRYRDDPEFNARRRTYVTQRYRDDPEFNARRRSYVTQRYRDDPEFNARQRTYITERYRDDPEFKTRQRMYITQRYRDDFRFNSRQRFYFKHRYSSNPEFRAKHQEIMRSIMRTKSDSLRNKTMTRASTVLQKYKLINRLCRERNECALMKAVDLFKDQIKNGPTFVCTVCHRALFPNQVQSCRRLLYKQNRNVVARCLTGQFVHICNDECHSSCRVPAERKLEWICHTCHTHLKDGKMPAIAVANNLTLADIPTELRGLNILERHLISKCIAFAKIVPLPKGQQRAIRGNVVCVPSEVQETVNALPRIRSKSQMLRVKLKRRLCYKGHQFFQTVTWSKLMSALIKLKQIHPQYRSITIRDDPDLCDPTLTDDESGSDEAEMSDIEYNEEALEEMYRFETEALRGMNGESQNVNQQQGNLEDGDQPSGGVILESCLQPSDVSEEIMSFTEGIYSVAPAERNNPVSFFKTPKLEAMAFPVQFPSGQNTLDEERPIKLTPSKYFKTRLCCVDERFARDPTYLFFAQFVTEIYQATSSMSIQLRKGKPFTRDGRRITNAMLQDKRQVEKLVRSKDAVRFMTPLRGTPAYWERTTKDLFAMIRQLGTPTFFCTFSAAEMRWEEVITAIKAQQGEVVNFAGLDWATKCEILRGNPVTTMRMFDKRVEALFRDLILSPAQPIGEVVDYFYRLEFQHRGSPHIHCLIWVKGAPVFEESSDKAICDFVSRYISAELPDPQKEPELYKKVTEVQMHSKSHSKTCVKHQGANCRFGFPKQPCHETMIIRPAPVDDDNRDRHAENRSAANAKLVPVLNLLNEPETSSMTLPQLLAKCELTGDDFVNCLHLTASSSSVVLKREPKDCWVNYYNRHLLLAWDGNLDIQYILNAYSCIAYICSYISKAEHGLSQYLKSVIENSRNENVNENDEMKQIMQAYSKKREVSAQECVARACGLHMKQSSRMVVFVQTSDNALKMSYPLSLLEGKTQDSHEVWMTGLPDKYKCRPQTEEFEVMCLADFASRCRIVYGNQVKGKNVLRLLKDMGFVQKRTEKPAVIKYCKFSEQKNPEEYHRTLLKLYLPHRADCQLKSERFPTSQLFHEHACVQLPYADHVERVSEIVKRNRKTYEGHSGDIEDAIRELEESGLNVNEWCHLAPESELQRLECIEEINARDDPTENAEENVPDYNVRSATRETAIVAEPAAIDPTVLRGMYRNLNRKQASVFYKVRDWCVKRVCSSKPIEQFFYYVNGGAGTGKSHLIKCIHADATKILLRLPRLAEEADICKQTVVLAAFTGTAAFNISGTTLHSLLKLPRSLRPPYQGLGNKLDEVRAELSIAEILIIDEISMVSKDLFAYVSTRLKQIKGIDLPFGGMSVLAVGDFFQLPPVRQSKPLCVYDPTRLDHWRDNFKKITLTDIMRQKDDAAFAEVLNRLRVKDRFRELSEPDASLLATRYASPVTCPKNILHIFATNKQVDGHNSAMLNLLHKDVVQIDADDYKKDKKTGRMARQATPVRGPKNGLPDSIKVAVGARVMITRNIDVQAGLCNGTFAKVVQLVNYPNEARVQKLGLELDCVAKTRSAENSVFIDRQEERMQNTGVVRRQFPLKLAFACTIHKVQGMTTSEAAVSLKGVFEHGMGYVALSRVTSLSGLHILHMDERKIHANPEITAALAEMTEDSLDGVMPLFHVMPRVDKAKDLIVVHHNTEGLSCHVQDIACHHELRFADVLCLTETHLRGSAAACLEGYTMFHRNRSDSYTTCPDLATKLGGGVGICVKSHIAAQEKKYVQGVTDIEFVAVKLEAPINLLIAAVYRPPGHSLRAFLPSLGNLLRYLEVMDHHQILVCGDFNEDALSASYKPVLELFCSKGYTQLITTATTDKNTLIDLIFVSRPQCALYSGVLQTYYSYHNPVFCVLNTERVSFIWRKQFDPQWRPEVNILHKDLEDAKTSSVDQ, from the exons atgcaacgttaccgtgacgaccctgagttcaaTGCAAGACGGCGTacctacgtaacgcaacgttaccgtgacgaccctgagtttaatgcaaggcgacgttcctacgtaacgcaacgctaccgtgacgaccctgagtttaatgcaagacAACGTACCTAcattacagaacgttaccgtgatgaCCCTGAATTTAAAACAAGACAGCGCATGTATATTACACAGCGTTATCGTGACGATTTTAGATTTAATTCTAGACAGCGCTTTTACTTTAAACACCGTTATTCTAGCAATCCTGAATTCAGAgctaaacatcaggaaatcatgaggtccATTATGAGAACAAAATCTGATTCGTTGCGTAATAAAACAATGACCAGAGCAAGTACGgttttacaaaaatacaaactcATAAATCGGCTATGTAGAGAGCGAAATGAATGTGCGTTAATGAAAGCCGTGGACCTGTTCAAagaccaaattaagaatggacccacgtttgtttgcacagtttgccacagagccttATTTCCCAACCAGGTGCAGTCTTGTCGGCGTCTCCTTTATAAGCAGAACCGAAATGTTGTTGcacgttgtctcacgggacaatttgttcatatttgtaatgATGAATGTCATTCGTCGTGTAGAGTaccggctgaaagaaaactagagtggatatgtcacacctgccacacacatctcaaagatggtaaaatgccagcaatcGCTGTTGCAAACAATCTCACGCTAGCTGATATTCCAACAGAACTGCGTGGATTGAACATAttagagagacacctcatttccaaatgcatagcgtttgccaaaattgtaccgcttcccaaaggtcaacaacgagccattcgcggAAATGTTGTGTGCGTGCCGTCGGAGGTACAGGAGACAGTCAATGCCTTGCCGAGGATAAGAAGTAAGtcgcagatgttgagagtgaaactgaagagacgactttgctacaaaggccatcagttttttcaaactgtcacttggtccaagctaatgagcgctctgataaaACTGAAGCAAATTCATCCGCAATACAGAAGCATAACTATCCGCGACGatccggacctttgcgacccaaccctcactgatgaTGAAAGCGGCTCAGATGAAGCGGAAATGAGCGACatcgagtacaatgaggaagccctggaggagatgtacagatttgagacTGAAGCTCTGCGTGGAATGAACGGTGAGTCACAAAATGTcaatcagcaacaaggaaatctaGAAGATGGTGATCAACCTAGCGGTGGAGTTATACTTGAATCGTGTCTCCAACCGAGTGACGTGtcggaggaaattatgagttttactgagGGCATTTActctgttgctcctgcagaaagaaataaccctgtaagctttttcaagactcccaaactcgaggccatggcttttccagtgcagttcCCGAGCGGGCAAAACacgctcgatgaagagagaccgataaaactcacaccgagcaagtatttcaaaacccgactgtgttgcgtggatgaacgttttgcgaGGGATCCgacctacttgttctttgctcagtttgtgaccgAAATCTACCAGGCGACGTCGAGCATGTCAatacagctacgcaaaggtaaaccgtTTACCCGAGATGGTCGGAGAATTACCAACgctatgcttcaggacaaacgtcaagttgaaaaactggtgcgcagcaaagacgcCGTCCGCTTCATGACGCcgctgagaggcacgccagcctactgggagagaaccaccaaagatctttttgcaatgatccgacagctgggtacacccacgttcttttgcacattttctgctgctgaaatgcgttgggaagaggtcatcactgccatcaaagcgcaacaaggtgaagtggtgaattttgctggattggactgggctaccaagtgcgaaattctacgcggcaatccggtgacgacaatgcgcatgtttgacaaacgtgtggaagctctgttcagagatttgatcctctctccggcgcaaccgattggtgaagtggttgactacttttaccgattggagtttcagcacagaggaagtcctcacattcattgcctcatatgggttaaaggtgcccctgtatttgaggaatcctcagacaaagccatctgtgattttgtatcccgctacatctccgctgagctgccggacccgcaaaaggaacccgaattgtacaaaaaagtcacagaggttcagatgcacagcaaaagtcactccaaaacgTGTGTCAAACACCAGGGTGCAAATTGCcgttttggattccccaaacaaccgtgccacGAAACGATGAtcatcagacctgcgcccgtagacgacgacaatcgagatcgacACGCGGAGAATCGCTCGGCGGCCaacgccaagcttgttcccgtgctaaatctcctgaatgagcctgaaacttcatccatgactttgcctcagctgctggctaaatgcgagctcaccggtgacgactttgtgaactgtttgcacctgacggcctcgtcgagttccgtcgtgcttaagcgagaacccaaagactgctgggtcaactactacaaccgccatttgcttcttgcctgggatggaaatctGGACattcaatacatcctgaatgcctattcTTGCATCgcgtacatctgcagctacatcagcaaagcggaacacggtctgagccaatacctgaaatcggtcattgagaaCTCCCGCAACGAAAATGTCAACGAGAACgacgaaatgaaacaaattatgcaagcgtactccaagaagagggaagtgagtgctcaggagtgtgtggCGCGCGCATGCGgcctgcatatgaaacagtcctcccgcatggtggtatttgtacaaacgagtgacaatgcgctgaaaatgagttatcctctctcgctgctTGAGGGCAAAACCCAGGACTCGcacgaagtgtggatgactgggctGCCGGACAAGTATAAATGCAGACCTCAAacggaggaatttgaagtcatgtgcttggctgatttcgcATCaaggtgcagaattgtttacggTAACCAAGTCAAAGGTAAAAACGTTTTGCGTCTGCTGAAAGATATGGGGTTTGtacaaaaaagaacagaaaaacctgcggtcatcaaatattgtaaattctcagaacaaaagaatccagaggaatatcaccgcaccttgctcaagctgtacctgcctcatcgtgctgattgccagttGAAATCTGAACGCTTTCCCACCTCACAGTTGTTCCACGagcacgcctgtgtacagttaccgtacgcCGACCATGTGGAGCGCGTGTCTGAAATCGTCAAGAGGAACAGAAAAACGTACGAGGGACACAGTGGAGACATTGAAGATGCCATCAGAGAGTTGGAGGAAAGCGGGCTCAATGtgaacgaatggtgccacctggctcccgagagtgagctgcaaagactcgaatgcattgaggaaatcaACGCGAGAGACGACCCGACTGAgaacgcggaggaaaacgtcCCCGACTATAACGTGAGATCGGCGACGAGAGAAACGGCTATTGTGGCTGaacctgctgccatcgatcccacgGTGTTACGCGGTATGTATCGAAACCTGAACCGAAAACAAGCGTCTGTGTTCTACAAGGTCCGAGATTGGTGCGTGAAACGTGTTTGTAGCTCGAAGCCGATCGAGCAGTTTTTCTACTatgtcaacggtggcgccgggaccggcaaatcgcatctgatcaaatgCATCCACGCGGACGCCACGAAAATACTGctcagactaccacgactggctgaggaagcggacatttgcaaacagactgttgttctcgcagccttcacggGTACGGCGGCATTTAACATTTCAGGGACCACTTTGCATTCTctcctcaaactgccgagaagtctcagacCCCCGTATCAAGGCCTGGGCaacaaactggacgaagtcagagcggaGCTTTCGATCGCTGAAATACTCATtatcgacgagatttccatggtgtcaaaAGACCTTTTTGCCTACGTGAGTACcagattgaaacaaatcaaaggaatcgaTTTACCTTTTGGCGGTATGTCTGTGCTTGCTgtcggagatttctttcagctccctcctgtGAGACAATCCAAACctttgtgcgtgtacgatcctactcggctggaccactggcgcgacaacttcaaaaagatcacgctcacggacatcatgaggcagaaagatgaTGCCGCCTTTGCCGAAGTGCTGAacagactccgcgtcaaagacagGTTTCGCGAACTGTCGGAACCGGACGCATCTCTGCTTGCTACGAGGTACGCTTCTCCAGTAACGTGTCCAAAGAATATTCTGCatatttttgccaccaataagcaGGTAGACGGCCATAATTCCGCGATGCtgaatctgcttcataaggacgttGTGCAAATCGACgccgatgactacaagaaagacaaaaaaaccggcagaatggcaaggcaagcgacCCCTGTCCGAGGACCTAAGAACGGGTTGCCCGACTCGATCAAAGTCGCCGTCGGCGCCCGCGTCATGATCACACGCAatattgatgttcaagcaggtctgtgcaacgggacatTTGCAAAAGTTGTGCAATTGGTGAATTACCCAAACGAAGCGCGTGTACAGAAACTCGGGCTGGAGCTAGATTGTGTCGCTAAGACGAGAAGTGCTGAGAATTCTGTGttcattgacagacaggaggagaggATGCAGAATACCGGAGTGGTGCGCCGGCAGTTTCCCCTTAAGCTTGCTTTTGCTTGCACGATCcataaggtacaaggcatgacaacatctGAGGCCGcggtttcgctgaaaggcgttttcgaacacggcatgggctacgtagctctgagtagagtgacttcgctcagcggtcttcatattctgcatatggatgagagaaaaatTCATGCAAATCcggaaatcactgctgctcttgctgagatgacagaggattctttggacggCGTGATGCCCCTGTTTCACGTGATGCCGAGGGTGGATAAAGCAAAGGACCTGatcgtcgtccatcataacaccgaagggctgtcttgtcacgtgcaggaTATCGCGTGTCACCACGAACTgcgttttgctgatgttttgtgcctcACAGAAACGCACCTCCGAGGATCTGCGGccgcctgcttggaaggctataCCATGTTTCACAGGAATCGAAGTGATTCTTATACAACCTGTCCCGACTTGGCGACAAAActcggtggcggcgtaggtatttgtgtcaaaagtcacatcgcggcccaggaaaagaaatacgtacagggtgtgaccgataTTGAATTTGTTGCGGTGAAACTGGAAGCTCCCATCAATTTGTTGAtcgctgccgtttacaggcctcccgGGCACAGTCTGCGCgcatttctgccaagcttgggaaacctGTTGCGTTATCTTGAAGTCATGGACCATCaccagatcttggtatgtggcgATTTTAACGAAGATGCGCTCTCCGCCTCGTACAAGCCCGTCCTTgaattgttttgctcaaagggtTACACGCagctcataaccactgctaccactgacaaaaacacattgatcgacctaatttttgtctctcgacctcagtgtgctctttattcaggtgtcctgcaaacgtactacagctatcataatcctgttttctgtgtcttgaatactgaaag AGTTtcttttatctggcgaaagcagttcgacccacaatggaggccagaggtaaacattctccacaaagaccttgaggaTGCAAAAACTTCCAGCGTGGACCAATGA